The following are encoded in a window of Arvicanthis niloticus isolate mArvNil1 chromosome 1, mArvNil1.pat.X, whole genome shotgun sequence genomic DNA:
- the Lipt2 gene encoding octanoyl-[acyl-carrier-protein]:protein N-octanoyltransferase LIPT2, mitochondrial, producing MSLPVVRLVWLGRVHYSELLALQEHWLRRLQTDPRPGTLSGTKAGVLLVCEPAGPVYTGGLRGGLTPEETTRLRALGAEVRATGRGGLATFHGPGQLLCHPVLDLRLLGLRLRTHVAALEACAVRLCELRGLRGARARPPPYTGVWLGERKICAIGVRCGRHITSHGLALNCSTDLTWFEHIVPCGLVGTGVTSLSEALQRLVTVDEVMPSFLVAFKETFKCTLISEDSPS from the exons ATGTCGCTGCCCGTGGTCAGGCTGGTTTGGCTCGGGCGGGTGCACTACTCCGAGCTGTTGGCGCTGCAGGAGCATTGGCTACGGCGGCTACAGACCGACCCTCGCCCCGGGACCCTGTCAGGGACCAAGGCGGGTGTGCTCTTGGTCTGCGAGCCAGCGGGGCCCGTGTACACGGGCGGGCTACGCGGTGGCCTAACACCCGAGGAGACTACGCGGCTGAGGGCCTTGGGTGCCGAGGTGCGCGCCACCGGCCGCGGCGGCCTGGCCACTTTCCACGGCCCCGGCCAGCTGCTCTGCCACCCGGTGCTTGACCTGCGGCTCCTAGGCCTGCGCCTGCGCACCCACGTGGCGGCGCTGGAGGCGTGCGCAGTGCGTCTGTGCGAGCTCCGGGGCCTGCGGGGCGCCCGCGCGCGGCCTCCGCCCTACACTGGCGTCTGGTTGGGCGAGCGCAAGATCTGCGCGATCG GAGTCCGCTGTGGAAGACACATCACATCCCACGGCTTGGCTCTGAACTGTTCTACCGACCTCACATGGTTTGAGCACATTGTGCCTTGTGGACTGGTTGGGACTGGAGTCACGTCCCTGAGTGAGGCACTTCAGAGACTTGTCACTGTGGATGAAGTAATGCCATCTTTCCTTGTGGCTTTCAAGGAGACTTTCAAGTGCACATTAATCTCTGAGGACAGCCCCAGCTGA